The following proteins are co-located in the Sporolactobacillus pectinivorans genome:
- the sigH gene encoding RNA polymerase sporulation sigma factor SigH — MSYDSVRTDAAVFRSLDDENILEVVHGGNGDALEYLISKYKNFVRAKAKAYFLVGADREDIIQEGMIGLFKAIRDYQGDKPASFKAFAELCITRQMITAVKTATRQKHIPLNSYVSLDRPIYDEESERTLLDVVGETHSSNPEQLLISREEYDDIEEKLSKVLSDLERKVLNQYLDGRSYQEISADLKRHVKSIDNALQRVKRKLEHCLKLKELSL; from the coding sequence ATGAGTTACGATTCAGTAAGAACAGACGCAGCAGTATTTCGTTCCCTTGATGATGAAAACATACTGGAAGTAGTCCATGGTGGCAATGGTGATGCACTGGAGTATCTCATCTCCAAATATAAAAATTTTGTCCGGGCCAAAGCAAAGGCCTATTTTCTTGTCGGAGCTGACCGTGAAGATATCATTCAGGAAGGAATGATTGGGCTATTCAAGGCCATCCGTGATTATCAGGGTGATAAGCCGGCTTCATTTAAAGCGTTTGCAGAGTTATGCATTACGCGTCAGATGATCACTGCCGTCAAAACTGCAACGCGGCAGAAACATATTCCTCTGAATTCATACGTCTCGCTCGACAGGCCGATCTATGACGAGGAATCGGAACGTACACTGCTGGATGTGGTAGGCGAGACACACTCGTCAAATCCGGAACAGCTGCTGATCAGCAGGGAAGAATATGATGACATTGAAGAAAAACTTTCAAAAGTTTTGAGCGATCTCGAGCGGAAAGTATTAAACCAGTATCTTGACGGTCGTTCCTATCAGGAAATATCCGCAGATTTGAAACGTCATGTCAAATCAATTGACAATGCGCTGCAGAGAGTGAAAAGAAAACTAGAGCATTGTCTGAAACTGAAGGAACTCAGCCTGTAA
- a CDS encoding NYN domain-containing protein, with amino-acid sequence MNDILIVDGYNVIGAWTELKTLKKKDFENARDLLIDKMAEYQAVTGWRVIVIFDAYLIPGQETKTQKSKVEVIYTKKSEKADQKIEGLIRKLQNVKTRIHVATSDMAEQWAVFSQGALRKPSRELIEEIGKIDREIGAATMNKQSSGKGTKIPMDEATREKLEKMRRGF; translated from the coding sequence ATGAATGACATCCTGATCGTTGACGGGTATAACGTGATTGGCGCCTGGACAGAATTGAAAACGCTGAAGAAAAAAGATTTTGAGAATGCCCGTGACTTGCTGATTGATAAAATGGCAGAGTATCAGGCTGTGACCGGCTGGCGGGTCATTGTTATTTTTGATGCTTATCTGATACCCGGCCAGGAAACCAAAACACAAAAATCAAAAGTTGAGGTGATTTATACTAAAAAAAGTGAAAAAGCGGATCAAAAGATAGAAGGATTGATTAGAAAACTGCAGAATGTAAAAACCCGGATTCATGTGGCAACTTCAGATATGGCTGAACAGTGGGCTGTTTTTTCCCAGGGCGCGCTAAGGAAGCCATCCAGAGAGCTGATCGAAGAAATCGGGAAAATAGACCGCGAAATCGGAGCTGCGACAATGAATAAACAATCTTCTGGAAAAGGCACAAAGATTCCGATGGATGAAGCTACGAGAGAAAAGTTGGAAAAAATGCGGAGAGGTTTTTGA
- the rlmB gene encoding 23S rRNA (guanosine(2251)-2'-O)-methyltransferase RlmB, with amino-acid sequence MNDEWIVGRHPVAEAIRAGREINKVWLNKEGRGFSELLDLIKENGIAVQFVPRQKLDQLSQSSQHQGVVASVAAYRYSELSDLFALAEQRHEEPFFLMLDGIEDPHNLGSMLRTADAAGCHGVIIPKRHSVGLTSVVAKASTGAIEYIPVVRVANLANTMDGLKEQGIWFAGTAADGSEEYATADYSMPVCLVIGNEGAGMSQLIRKKCDFLISIPMAGKVTSLNASVAAGLLMYEVGRHRKQKKG; translated from the coding sequence ATGAACGATGAATGGATTGTGGGCCGCCACCCTGTTGCGGAAGCGATACGTGCCGGCCGTGAAATCAACAAAGTATGGCTGAACAAAGAAGGAAGAGGATTCAGCGAATTGCTTGATCTGATAAAAGAAAACGGGATTGCGGTGCAGTTTGTACCGAGGCAGAAGCTGGATCAGCTCTCTCAGTCGTCACAGCATCAGGGCGTTGTCGCGTCCGTGGCGGCTTACCGTTATTCGGAACTCTCCGATTTATTCGCACTGGCGGAGCAGCGTCACGAAGAGCCTTTTTTTCTGATGCTGGATGGCATCGAAGATCCCCATAATCTCGGATCAATGCTCAGAACAGCCGATGCTGCAGGATGCCATGGTGTAATCATTCCCAAGAGGCATTCGGTCGGCCTGACTTCCGTTGTAGCAAAAGCATCGACAGGCGCAATTGAATATATTCCGGTCGTGCGTGTGGCCAATCTTGCAAACACGATGGATGGTCTGAAGGAGCAGGGCATCTGGTTTGCGGGAACCGCAGCGGATGGCAGCGAAGAGTATGCAACAGCCGATTACTCCATGCCCGTATGCCTCGTAATCGGCAATGAAGGGGCAGGCATGTCACAGCTGATCCGAAAAAAATGTGATTTTCTCATCAGCATCCCGATGGCCGGGAAAGTTACTTCACTGAATGCGTCCGTAGCGGCAGGCCTGCTTATGTACGAAGTGGGCAGACATCGGAAACAGAAAAAAGGGTGA
- a CDS encoding Mini-ribonuclease 3, whose protein sequence is MSRKQVDPSTLSSLVLAFMGDAVIETYVRDAVISGGKAKIHALHEQTVGYVSARAQSAFLHELIDQDFLTDSELDIVRHGRNAKSHSVPRNTDVQTYNFSTGFEALIGYLHFQNKQERIDAIMDKMFTDHSVEGARA, encoded by the coding sequence ATGAGCAGAAAACAAGTAGATCCGTCAACATTAAGCAGTCTCGTCCTCGCGTTTATGGGAGACGCGGTTATTGAAACCTATGTTCGTGATGCGGTCATTTCCGGCGGGAAAGCTAAAATTCATGCTTTGCATGAACAAACAGTCGGCTATGTTTCAGCGCGGGCGCAGTCCGCTTTTCTCCATGAGCTGATCGATCAGGACTTTCTGACCGACTCGGAGCTTGATATTGTCCGGCACGGCCGTAATGCCAAATCACATTCTGTACCCAGAAATACAGATGTTCAGACCTATAATTTCAGCACGGGATTCGAAGCGTTGATTGGCTATCTGCATTTTCAGAACAAACAAGAAAGAATTGATGCTATTATGGACAAAATGTTTACTGATCATTCGGTCGAGGGGGCACGTGCCTAA
- the cysS gene encoding cysteine--tRNA ligase, protein MGLKVFNTMTRKKEAFIPLEKGKVRMYVCGPTVYNYIHIGNARPAVVFDTIRRYFEYRGFDVTYVSNFTDVDDRLINASKERHISVPEIADQFIKAFLDDVGALNVKKASFNPKATETMPEIITFIKKLVDAGYAYPVDGDVYYRTRKFRDYGKLSHQSVDDLKSGARIEIGESKEDPLDFALWKAAKPGEIKWESPWGEGRPGWHIECSAMVEKYLGETIDIHAGGTDLVFPHHENEIAQSEALHHKEMAHYWLHNGHIQINNEKMSKSIGNVILVHDLIKKFDPQVIRFFILTVQYRHPINFSDELLNDAVQAFGRLKTAYYNLDHRLKGRKTAVSDGQTDSVDQYRRSFIESMDDDFNTANAIAVLFEIVKDANVALQDEKSDAAVLSAYLDILGELSGVLGLKLADTSESILDSDVETLISRRETARKQKDFDVADELRDELKEKGIILEDTAQGVRWKRGRE, encoded by the coding sequence ATGGGACTTAAAGTATTCAACACGATGACAAGAAAGAAAGAAGCGTTTATCCCTCTTGAAAAGGGAAAAGTTAGAATGTATGTTTGTGGACCGACTGTGTACAATTACATCCACATTGGAAACGCAAGACCGGCTGTTGTGTTTGATACCATCCGGCGGTACTTTGAATACCGCGGTTTTGACGTTACTTATGTCTCGAATTTTACAGATGTAGATGATCGGCTGATCAATGCATCGAAAGAGCGGCATATCTCTGTCCCGGAAATTGCCGATCAGTTTATTAAAGCGTTTCTGGACGATGTTGGTGCATTGAATGTCAAAAAAGCGTCGTTCAATCCCAAAGCTACGGAAACAATGCCGGAAATCATAACATTTATTAAAAAGCTGGTTGATGCCGGTTATGCTTATCCAGTTGACGGGGACGTCTATTATAGGACAAGGAAATTCCGTGACTACGGAAAACTCTCCCACCAGTCCGTCGACGACCTGAAATCGGGTGCACGGATTGAGATCGGGGAAAGCAAAGAGGACCCGTTGGATTTTGCGCTATGGAAAGCTGCGAAACCTGGGGAAATTAAATGGGAAAGCCCGTGGGGCGAGGGACGTCCCGGTTGGCATATTGAATGCTCTGCAATGGTTGAAAAGTACTTAGGAGAAACCATTGATATACATGCGGGCGGGACAGATCTTGTCTTTCCCCATCATGAAAATGAAATCGCCCAGTCCGAAGCGCTGCATCACAAGGAGATGGCGCACTACTGGCTCCATAATGGGCATATCCAGATTAATAATGAGAAAATGTCGAAATCCATTGGCAACGTCATCCTTGTCCATGATCTGATCAAAAAATTTGATCCGCAGGTGATTCGTTTCTTTATCCTGACCGTACAATATCGCCATCCGATTAATTTCAGCGATGAGCTGTTGAATGACGCAGTTCAAGCGTTCGGCCGGCTAAAAACCGCCTACTATAATCTGGACCACCGTCTTAAAGGTCGCAAGACAGCAGTTTCAGACGGACAAACGGATAGTGTGGATCAATACCGCCGCAGTTTTATCGAATCAATGGACGATGATTTCAATACGGCCAATGCCATTGCGGTATTGTTTGAAATTGTCAAAGATGCAAATGTGGCATTGCAGGATGAAAAATCGGATGCAGCCGTGCTGTCGGCATATCTGGATATACTTGGGGAATTGTCGGGCGTGCTCGGACTGAAACTTGCCGACACTTCAGAGAGTATATTAGACAGCGATGTTGAAACGTTGATTAGCAGACGTGAAACGGCGCGAAAGCAAAAAGATTTTGACGTTGCCGATGAACTACGTGATGAGCTGAAAGAAAAGGGTATTATTCTTGAGGATACTGCTCAGGGCGTGCGCTGGAAGAGAGGCCGGGAATAA
- the cysE gene encoding serine O-acetyltransferase, whose translation MRNIIAEDLKNVFDQDPAARSKLEVIMTYSGLHAIWAHRVAHWLWQKKMFFLARVLSQLTRFLTGIEIHPGARIGRRFFMDHGMGIVIGETCEIGDDVTVFQGVTLGGTGKEKGKRHPTVGNDVLISAGARVLGSITIGDHSKIGAGSVVLHNVPADSTVVGIPGRVVRQNGLKVHHHDLDHTDLPDPVSDKIEQLEKEIISMKREISELKTLSKKE comes from the coding sequence GTGCGGAACATTATTGCCGAGGATCTGAAAAATGTGTTTGATCAGGACCCCGCGGCACGAAGCAAGCTTGAAGTCATTATGACCTACTCCGGTCTCCATGCAATTTGGGCGCATCGGGTCGCACACTGGCTCTGGCAGAAGAAAATGTTCTTCCTTGCAAGGGTGCTCTCCCAGCTTACCCGTTTTCTGACGGGCATAGAGATCCATCCGGGAGCTAGAATAGGCAGACGTTTTTTCATGGATCACGGTATGGGCATTGTTATCGGGGAAACATGTGAGATTGGCGACGATGTCACAGTTTTTCAAGGTGTAACCTTGGGCGGGACAGGGAAGGAAAAGGGAAAACGGCATCCGACTGTTGGCAATGATGTACTGATTTCAGCCGGGGCAAGAGTGCTTGGCTCAATTACAATTGGCGATCATTCCAAAATCGGCGCAGGGTCAGTGGTCCTGCACAATGTGCCTGCTGATTCGACGGTCGTCGGTATCCCGGGCCGTGTCGTCCGCCAGAATGGCTTAAAAGTCCACCATCATGATCTGGATCATACAGATCTTCCGGATCCCGTTTCCGATAAAATTGAACAGCTTGAGAAAGAAATAATCAGTATGAAAAGGGAAATCAGCGAATTAAAAACGTTGTCTAAAAAGGAGTGA
- the gltX gene encoding glutamate--tRNA ligase, with the protein MTEEVRVRYAPSPTGFLHIGNARTAIFNYLFARHAGGKFVIRIEDTDQKRNVEGGEESQLKFLKWLGLEWDESVDVGGAYGPYRQMERLDIYKKYWQELLDKGLAYKCYCTEEELKAERETQMANKQAPHYSGKCRHLTAEQIAQYEAEGRKPTIRFRVTEDQKIEFDDIVKGHVSFNSNDVSDFVIVKQNGVPTYNFAVVVDDHLMKMTHVLRGEEHISNTPKQIMLFNAFGWQPPVFGHMTLIVNESHKKLSKRDNSIVQFIEQYKNMGFLPEALFNFIALLGWSPKGEEEIFSREDFIKMFDADRLSKSPAMFDKSKLEWMNGQYINKLSAEEYVKFTLPFLIDADLLPAQMTPDQERWATRVVLLYQEQLHYGAEIVQLSDMFFNKSIVNDDLTKDEQKILAGEQVNEVLSVFNRELKSLAEWKAEAIAPKIKVVQKETKQRGWKLYMPIRVVATGSQHGPELPEALELLGKDIVLKRMERYLDAQATV; encoded by the coding sequence GTGACAGAAGAAGTAAGGGTACGCTATGCACCGAGTCCGACAGGCTTTCTGCATATCGGCAATGCGCGTACTGCAATTTTTAATTATCTTTTCGCCCGTCACGCGGGGGGAAAATTTGTTATCCGCATCGAGGATACTGACCAGAAAAGGAATGTTGAAGGCGGCGAGGAAAGCCAGCTCAAGTTCCTGAAATGGCTGGGGCTTGAATGGGATGAGAGTGTTGATGTAGGCGGTGCTTACGGTCCCTACCGGCAAATGGAGAGACTGGATATCTATAAGAAATATTGGCAGGAACTGCTCGACAAAGGGCTCGCTTATAAATGCTACTGCACGGAAGAAGAGCTGAAGGCAGAGCGTGAAACCCAGATGGCAAATAAACAGGCACCGCATTACTCGGGGAAGTGCCGTCATCTGACAGCAGAGCAAATCGCGCAATATGAGGCGGAAGGCAGAAAACCGACCATCCGCTTCAGAGTAACTGAAGATCAGAAAATTGAATTTGATGATATTGTCAAGGGGCATGTTTCGTTTAATTCAAATGATGTCAGTGATTTTGTTATTGTCAAACAGAATGGCGTGCCAACTTACAATTTTGCGGTTGTAGTTGATGATCATTTGATGAAGATGACTCATGTTCTGCGCGGGGAAGAGCATATCTCGAATACACCGAAGCAGATCATGCTCTTCAATGCTTTTGGCTGGCAACCGCCGGTTTTTGGGCACATGACGCTGATTGTTAATGAGAGTCATAAGAAATTAAGTAAACGCGACAATAGTATCGTTCAATTTATTGAACAGTATAAAAACATGGGTTTTCTTCCTGAAGCACTATTTAACTTCATCGCCCTTCTTGGATGGTCGCCTAAGGGTGAAGAAGAAATTTTCTCCCGTGAGGATTTTATCAAAATGTTCGATGCCGACAGGCTGAGCAAATCGCCGGCGATGTTTGATAAATCGAAGCTGGAATGGATGAACGGTCAGTACATTAACAAACTGTCTGCTGAAGAATATGTCAAATTCACTTTACCTTTTCTGATTGACGCAGACCTGCTTCCGGCTCAGATGACACCGGATCAGGAAAGGTGGGCAACACGCGTTGTTTTACTTTATCAGGAACAGCTGCACTATGGCGCTGAAATTGTTCAGCTCAGCGATATGTTCTTTAATAAAAGTATCGTGAATGATGATCTGACCAAGGATGAGCAGAAAATCCTTGCCGGCGAACAGGTGAATGAGGTGCTTTCCGTGTTCAACCGCGAGTTGAAAAGCTTGGCGGAATGGAAAGCGGAAGCCATTGCGCCGAAGATTAAAGTCGTGCAGAAAGAAACCAAGCAACGCGGCTGGAAACTGTACATGCCAATCCGTGTTGTAGCAACCGGATCGCAGCACGGTCCAGAATTACCGGAAGCCCTTGAACTTCTTGGAAAAGATATTGTGCTTAAACGGATGGAACGCTATCTGGATGCCCAGGCAACAGTCTGA
- the ispF gene encoding 2-C-methyl-D-erythritol 2,4-cyclodiphosphate synthase — MRVGHGFDVHRFAEQRKLIIGGIAIPYDLGLEGHSDADVLLHAICDALLGAAGEGDIGRHFPDTDEAFKDADSKGLLAEVLTIVHAKGYEVGNVDCVVIAQKPKLAPYIPEMQKTIAEIMGIDKDQINVKATTTEKLGFTGRGEGIAAEAVCLLETRPDNN; from the coding sequence ATGCGTGTAGGCCACGGATTTGATGTGCACCGATTTGCAGAGCAGCGGAAATTGATCATTGGCGGAATCGCCATCCCTTATGATCTCGGCCTGGAAGGACATTCCGATGCAGATGTTCTGCTTCACGCAATTTGCGACGCCCTGCTGGGTGCTGCCGGCGAAGGAGACATCGGCAGACACTTTCCCGATACTGACGAGGCTTTTAAAGATGCCGACTCCAAGGGCCTGCTTGCGGAAGTGTTGACCATCGTCCATGCCAAAGGTTACGAAGTGGGCAATGTCGATTGTGTTGTCATTGCCCAGAAACCGAAACTGGCACCTTATATCCCGGAAATGCAGAAAACTATTGCAGAAATTATGGGAATAGACAAAGATCAGATTAATGTCAAAGCGACGACGACCGAAAAACTGGGTTTCACCGGCAGGGGAGAGGGCATAGCAGCTGAAGCTGTCTGCCTTCTTGAAACCCGCCCGGACAACAATTAG
- the ispD gene encoding 2-C-methyl-D-erythritol 4-phosphate cytidylyltransferase, with product MDYQVVIVAAGQGARMGADVNKVLLPLKGEPVIVHTLRVFEQDACCAGIILVVKRNEADQFRKLLEVYRIHKIITLADGGSERQESVFNGLNCLKKPEDTIVLVHDGARPFIDRIRIAEVVEAADKYGAALLAVPVKDTIKRVDGHSVQETLERKSLWAAQTPQAFRLSLITKAYREGAVRHLNATDDASLVEQMGVPVVTVMGSYRNIKLTNPEDMIIAEKFLEERKKQDACRPRI from the coding sequence ATGGACTACCAAGTAGTAATTGTTGCAGCAGGCCAGGGCGCGCGTATGGGGGCAGATGTCAATAAGGTGCTGTTACCATTGAAGGGGGAGCCGGTTATCGTCCATACTCTGCGTGTCTTTGAGCAAGATGCATGTTGCGCAGGGATCATTCTCGTTGTCAAGAGGAACGAAGCAGACCAGTTCCGAAAGCTGCTTGAAGTATATCGGATTCATAAGATCATCACTTTGGCAGATGGTGGAAGTGAACGTCAGGAAAGTGTTTTTAATGGGTTGAATTGTTTAAAAAAACCTGAAGATACGATTGTGCTCGTGCATGATGGAGCCCGGCCGTTTATCGACCGGATCCGGATTGCCGAGGTTGTAGAAGCGGCGGACAAGTATGGTGCGGCGCTTCTTGCTGTTCCTGTAAAAGATACGATTAAAAGAGTCGACGGCCATAGCGTTCAGGAAACTTTGGAACGGAAAAGCCTGTGGGCTGCACAGACGCCTCAGGCCTTCCGCCTGTCCTTAATCACGAAGGCTTATCGTGAGGGTGCTGTGCGCCATTTAAATGCTACCGACGATGCCTCGCTTGTCGAACAGATGGGTGTACCGGTAGTGACTGTTATGGGAAGCTATCGGAATATTAAGCTGACAAATCCTGAAGATATGATTATCGCAGAAAAATTTCTGGAGGAAAGGAAGAAACAAGATGCGTGTAGGCCACGGATTTGA
- a CDS encoding PIN/TRAM domain-containing protein — translation MFKRVTQLFFILLGGTLGFVYIPKIILLLNFGNDIPGWFESPFAGMVIGAVIVALLTFWFVDSLVDVMKTFEDRIIKAPVTDVVFGTIGLVFGLVISFLIQLPLSGLNIAGISTVLPIFIYIFLGYFSFQIGFKKRDELIGLFHMPVRSREKKRDVKPGGIQQTEFVPYKIFDTSVIIDGRIADICQTGFLEGTMVIPHFVLEELQHIADSSDVLKRNRGRRGLDILNKIQKDHSIHVDLYEGDYDDITEVDSKLVRLAKEMGGIVVTNDFNLNKVCEFQGVRVLNINDLANAVKPVVLPGEELQVQVIKDGKEQNQGVGYLDDGTMIVVEEGHRYIGKTIDVIITSVLQTSAGRMIFAKPKLLEKAL, via the coding sequence GTGTTTAAACGAGTAACTCAGCTATTTTTTATTCTTCTGGGAGGTACACTAGGTTTTGTCTATATACCGAAAATTATTCTGCTTTTGAATTTTGGCAACGACATTCCGGGATGGTTCGAATCCCCTTTTGCAGGTATGGTCATCGGGGCAGTGATTGTTGCACTCTTAACTTTTTGGTTTGTGGACTCGTTGGTCGACGTAATGAAAACTTTTGAAGACAGGATTATTAAAGCCCCGGTCACGGATGTCGTTTTCGGTACAATCGGCTTGGTGTTTGGCTTGGTCATTTCTTTCCTGATCCAGCTCCCTCTATCAGGGCTGAATATTGCGGGAATCAGTACGGTTCTCCCAATTTTTATTTACATCTTTTTAGGCTATTTTTCTTTTCAGATCGGCTTCAAAAAACGAGATGAGCTTATAGGTCTTTTCCATATGCCTGTAAGATCCCGGGAGAAAAAACGTGATGTAAAACCGGGAGGGATTCAGCAGACTGAATTTGTACCCTATAAAATTTTTGACACAAGCGTGATCATCGATGGCCGAATTGCTGATATATGCCAGACTGGGTTTTTGGAAGGTACGATGGTGATACCGCATTTTGTTCTTGAGGAACTTCAGCATATTGCGGATTCATCCGATGTGCTGAAGCGAAACCGCGGACGGCGTGGACTTGACATTCTCAATAAAATTCAGAAAGACCATTCGATTCATGTCGATCTCTATGAAGGAGATTACGATGATATCACAGAGGTGGACAGCAAACTCGTCCGGCTCGCAAAGGAAATGGGTGGTATTGTCGTTACGAACGACTTTAATTTAAACAAAGTCTGTGAGTTTCAGGGTGTCCGTGTGCTGAATATCAATGATCTGGCTAATGCAGTCAAACCGGTAGTGCTCCCGGGTGAGGAACTGCAAGTGCAAGTCATTAAAGACGGGAAAGAACAAAACCAGGGTGTTGGGTATCTTGACGATGGTACAATGATTGTGGTAGAAGAAGGACATAGGTATATTGGCAAGACAATCGACGTGATTATTACGAGTGTCCTGCAAACTTCCGCAGGACGAATGATTTTTGCCAAACCTAAATTGCTTGAAAAAGCGCTGTAA
- the radA gene encoding DNA repair protein RadA, with protein MAKSKTVFICQECGYESPKWMGRCPGCQNWNTMVEETIRPATTGTSSVIHDNKPSLLSQITLDEEPRIVTELKEFNRVMGGGVVPASLTLVGGDPGIGKSTLLLQVSNQLAQKGHTVLYISGEESVRQTKMRAGRLNVSSDKLYVLAETDIHQIEAHMEDVQPEIMIIDSIQTIYNSEMSSAPGSISQVKACTGDLLRIAKTRGTAIFIVGHVTKNGALAGPRTLEHMVDTVLYFEGERHHTFRILRAVKNRFGSTNEMGVFEMKESGLAEVANPSEIFLQERAKGASGSAIVAAMEGTRPVLVEVQALVTPTSFGNARRMATGMDDHRISLLMAVLEKRVGLLLQNQDAYVNVAGGIKLDEPATDLAAAVSIASSFSNHPTGVTDVFIGEIGLTGEIRGVSRIEQRVNESCKLGFSRAFIPEKNLSGWTHPEGMEIVGVGSLTQVIDLALGGMGNGASMPDFFSPEFSESHKSGHI; from the coding sequence ATGGCGAAATCAAAAACAGTTTTTATATGTCAGGAATGCGGTTATGAAAGTCCAAAATGGATGGGTCGCTGCCCGGGTTGCCAAAATTGGAACACAATGGTAGAAGAGACAATTCGGCCCGCAACGACTGGGACATCATCTGTCATACATGACAATAAGCCGTCACTGCTCAGCCAGATTACATTGGATGAAGAACCGAGAATTGTCACTGAACTGAAAGAGTTTAACCGAGTGATGGGCGGCGGCGTTGTCCCAGCTTCACTGACACTGGTTGGCGGTGATCCGGGGATCGGTAAATCGACGTTGCTTCTTCAGGTTTCCAATCAACTGGCCCAAAAGGGGCACACCGTGCTTTATATCTCCGGAGAGGAATCAGTGCGCCAAACCAAGATGAGGGCGGGTCGTCTTAATGTTTCTTCAGACAAACTGTATGTACTTGCGGAGACGGATATTCACCAAATCGAAGCACATATGGAAGATGTTCAGCCTGAAATCATGATTATTGATTCGATTCAAACCATTTATAACTCTGAAATGTCTTCCGCTCCCGGCAGCATCTCTCAGGTTAAGGCATGCACCGGTGATCTGCTCCGGATTGCGAAAACCCGCGGTACGGCCATTTTTATTGTCGGCCATGTTACAAAAAACGGGGCTCTTGCAGGTCCAAGGACGCTGGAACATATGGTGGACACGGTTCTTTATTTTGAAGGTGAAAGACATCATACTTTTCGTATCCTCAGGGCGGTTAAAAACCGCTTTGGCTCGACGAATGAAATGGGTGTATTTGAAATGAAGGAATCGGGACTTGCCGAGGTCGCCAACCCTTCTGAAATTTTCCTGCAGGAGCGAGCCAAAGGGGCATCTGGTTCCGCCATTGTTGCGGCAATGGAGGGCACCCGCCCGGTTCTTGTAGAAGTACAGGCGCTGGTTACACCGACAAGCTTCGGGAATGCGCGCAGAATGGCAACGGGGATGGACGATCACAGAATATCATTGCTGATGGCTGTACTGGAAAAAAGAGTTGGTCTGCTGCTGCAAAACCAGGATGCATATGTAAATGTTGCCGGCGGCATTAAGCTTGATGAACCGGCGACAGATCTTGCCGCTGCAGTGAGTATCGCTTCAAGTTTCAGCAATCATCCCACTGGGGTGACTGATGTATTTATCGGGGAGATAGGCCTGACAGGTGAGATAAGAGGCGTATCCCGGATTGAACAAAGGGTTAATGAGTCCTGTAAACTCGGTTTCTCAAGGGCTTTTATTCCCGAAAAAAATCTGAGCGGCTGGACGCACCCTGAAGGAATGGAAATCGTCGGTGTTGGGTCATTGACTCAGGTTATCGATCTGGCACTTGGGGGAATGGGGAACGGTGCCTCAATGCCTGATTTCTTTTCCCCGGAATTTAGCGAATCACATAAATCAGGTCATATTTAA